From the Spiroplasma chrysopicola DF-1 genome, one window contains:
- a CDS encoding type IV secretory system conjugative DNA transfer family protein translates to MKDIKCYDHEESFCYDCLNLLKEKGQIALFEKMWFKKVSKAELLCETMKRELKSFAIEEINDLVLTIWPLKGSDNDHFSTMAGSIAKCLMLGMLEILDKDPNELTLEMFNLPTIGILAADRQKMKQWHNSLSLKSMARIVGSNALKTGDKELGSILSTLDRGLQIYQDIRIHTIVCKNDINLFTFTDKPKALFLIVPDEKTNHHILASLFVSQLYKANVLVANSQSDKRLPRDIQLYLDEFGNMPMIPNFQGFVTVARSRGMFFLLILQDFLQLDQKYGKENGGIIRSNCNLNIYIQTNDTQTAEMYSKMLGDQTVEVVSYTTSRDPKTKKIIKNPPQTRLEGMPLIKAGDLMKLKNPYGIIFSSKENPGLVYMESAWKFAKEFNLGKERKEKEINTVDFLNDYFFNLFSYVPGKNNIDVDILVKQETEREISQNKDKENLPNITSLLAKAPSERTPEEREIVAKYRNIQTKINKEENKNLINKSKQDLK, encoded by the coding sequence TTGAAAGATATTAAGTGTTATGATCATGAAGAAAGTTTTTGTTATGATTGTTTAAATTTATTAAAAGAAAAGGGTCAAATCGCTCTGTTTGAAAAGATGTGATTTAAAAAAGTAAGCAAAGCAGAGTTGCTTTGTGAAACAATGAAACGAGAATTAAAATCTTTTGCTATTGAAGAAATTAATGATTTAGTTTTAACAATTTGACCGTTAAAAGGCAGCGATAATGATCACTTTTCTACAATGGCCGGAAGCATTGCTAAATGCTTGATGTTAGGAATGTTAGAAATATTGGATAAAGACCCCAATGAATTGACATTAGAAATGTTTAATTTACCAACTATTGGAATTTTAGCCGCTGACCGCCAAAAAATGAAACAATGGCATAATTCCTTATCTTTAAAATCAATGGCCCGAATAGTAGGCTCAAATGCATTAAAAACAGGAGATAAAGAACTGGGTTCTATTCTTTCAACTTTAGATCGAGGCTTACAAATTTATCAAGATATCAGAATTCATACTATTGTCTGTAAAAATGATATTAATTTATTTACATTTACTGATAAACCAAAAGCTTTGTTTTTAATTGTACCTGATGAAAAAACTAACCACCATATTCTGGCCAGTTTATTTGTTTCGCAGTTGTACAAAGCAAATGTTTTAGTTGCAAATTCACAATCTGATAAACGTTTGCCAAGAGACATCCAATTATATTTAGATGAATTTGGGAACATGCCAATGATTCCAAACTTTCAAGGATTCGTAACGGTTGCTCGTAGCCGGGGAATGTTTTTCTTACTTATTCTACAAGATTTTTTACAATTAGATCAAAAATATGGCAAAGAAAATGGGGGAATTATTCGTTCTAACTGTAACTTAAACATTTATATTCAAACAAATGATACACAAACAGCCGAAATGTATTCAAAAATGCTGGGGGACCAAACAGTAGAAGTTGTTAGTTACACAACTAGTCGCGATCCAAAAACAAAGAAAATTATTAAAAATCCCCCACAAACAAGGTTAGAAGGAATGCCATTAATTAAAGCCGGGGATTTAATGAAACTTAAAAACCCTTATGGAATAATATTTAGTTCCAAAGAAAACCCCGGATTAGTTTATATGGAATCAGCCTGAAAATTTGCGAAGGAATTTAATTTAGGAAAAGAGCGAAAAGAAAAAGAAATCAATACTGTTGATTTCTTGAATGATTACTTCTTTAATTTATTTTCATATGTTCCCGGTAAAAACAATATTGATGTTGATATTTTGGTAAAACAAGAAACCGAAAGAGAAATTTCTCAAAACAAAGACAAAGAAAATTTACCAAATATTACAAGTTTACTGGCTAAAGCACCAAGTGAAAGAACACCAGAAGAACGTGAAATTGTCGCCAAATATCGCAACATTCAAACCAAAATAAACAAGGAAGAGAACAAAAATTTAATAAATAAAAGTAAGCAAGATTTGAAATAA
- a CDS encoding lipoprotein produces MKKLLTILSVLTITTTGASSVVACSGKGHVTDNKKEVSQKIKEVLKKYTKDKPFKLSREEGNKKDRLIKELKATLSLGSNSNIEVLDQDYQESNLKEINDQNEKVKVEPGVAMIIIKINNKEVYKDKIFWTTLQNGIVQEGLEQFKTMQGELGGMVVKQTGKVTKKISDIDENDIENSFKARFNKTLNFKVNKITYRPSLRSLKNRTLDDKTINYGTINLECWINTEKSKTIIYDGTINWVSESITDIVNANDILNKKGTSSNITNVDLPFSLPVFGTMTFGGITEKILPALRLLGGVKEKVAKVYESIGNPTFEKNWKEFLDWIILLLSKKDESAKEILNKNVNDCLPDDAKKLIDISGTVGDLLTNMAPSLVSLLHWVLNHDFETNNFILELLQYLLSSVDQNVQIGIKKTWGEDSLLYKNTKTNLDSLIYELLVGYKEGSSVKIMILEPHISFFPGVIPKEPTKYNFSNPDYLFSDNDRYNEILETIKKLESEKKTLSKTISDKTEEYVNNDSNYIEIKTKISEFDQELKNLKENDPKYKNVRNEIRKLKLELFKRKAQLGSIFSETSEVLEIQSKISIIEDNISKKEDLLPSFIGFNVTKIMTSILNKLSNFNPDGENIFEIIDRNVLANISLSSTLTLASEFVISPLLWNKIGNDIFSSLGVKPSKEIKVRLTSGNAKIMLKNKNGVWEDLKDMFNGKANPDLSQFMTAKDFKIHLSNLQFELNSTVDEDISLTTSDNLSFDIVFSDQKN; encoded by the coding sequence ATGAAAAAATTATTAACAATTTTGAGTGTATTAACAATTACTACAACAGGGGCAAGTTCTGTTGTAGCATGTAGTGGTAAAGGACATGTGACTGATAATAAGAAAGAAGTTAGTCAAAAAATAAAAGAAGTTTTAAAAAAATATACTAAAGATAAACCTTTTAAATTAAGCCGAGAAGAAGGAAATAAAAAAGATCGCTTAATAAAAGAATTAAAAGCAACTTTAAGTTTAGGAAGCAATAGTAATATTGAAGTTTTGGACCAAGATTATCAGGAATCTAATCTTAAAGAAATTAACGATCAAAATGAAAAAGTTAAAGTTGAACCCGGGGTCGCAATGATCATTATTAAAATTAATAATAAAGAAGTTTATAAAGATAAAATATTTTGAACTACTTTGCAGAATGGAATTGTTCAAGAGGGTCTAGAACAGTTTAAAACAATGCAAGGTGAATTAGGAGGTATGGTAGTAAAACAAACAGGGAAAGTTACGAAAAAAATTAGTGATATTGATGAAAACGATATTGAAAATTCCTTTAAAGCAAGGTTTAATAAAACTTTAAATTTCAAAGTTAATAAAATTACTTACCGACCAAGTTTACGATCTTTAAAAAATAGAACTTTAGATGATAAAACAATTAATTATGGAACAATCAATCTTGAGTGTTGAATAAATACAGAAAAATCAAAAACAATCATTTATGATGGAACAATTAATTGAGTATCAGAATCAATTACTGATATTGTTAATGCTAATGATATTTTAAATAAAAAAGGAACAAGTTCAAATATTACTAATGTTGATTTACCATTTTCACTTCCAGTTTTTGGTACTATGACATTTGGAGGAATAACTGAGAAAATTTTACCAGCTCTACGATTACTAGGAGGAGTTAAAGAAAAAGTTGCTAAAGTTTATGAGTCAATTGGAAATCCAACTTTTGAAAAAAATTGAAAAGAATTCTTAGATTGAATTATATTATTATTATCAAAAAAGGATGAATCAGCAAAAGAAATATTAAATAAAAATGTAAATGATTGTTTACCTGATGATGCAAAAAAACTAATTGATATTAGTGGAACAGTTGGTGATTTATTAACAAATATGGCCCCAAGTTTAGTTAGTTTATTACATTGAGTATTAAATCATGATTTTGAAACTAATAATTTTATTTTAGAGTTATTGCAGTATCTACTTTCCAGTGTTGATCAAAATGTCCAAATTGGAATTAAAAAAACCTGAGGAGAAGATAGTTTATTATATAAAAATACTAAAACTAATTTAGATAGTTTAATTTATGAGTTATTAGTTGGTTACAAAGAAGGATCATCTGTTAAGATTATGATACTAGAACCACATATTTCTTTTTTTCCTGGTGTTATTCCTAAAGAACCTACAAAATATAATTTTAGTAATCCTGATTATCTATTTTCTGATAATGATAGATATAATGAAATTTTAGAAACAATTAAAAAATTAGAAAGTGAAAAAAAGACTTTATCTAAAACAATTTCAGATAAAACAGAAGAGTATGTCAATAATGATAGTAATTATATTGAAATAAAGACTAAAATTTCAGAATTTGACCAGGAACTAAAAAATCTAAAGGAAAATGATCCTAAATATAAAAATGTAAGGAATGAAATTAGAAAACTAAAATTAGAACTATTTAAAAGAAAAGCGCAGTTGGGCAGTATTTTTTCTGAAACATCTGAAGTTTTAGAAATTCAGTCAAAAATTAGTATTATAGAAGACAATATTAGTAAAAAAGAGGATTTATTACCATCTTTTATTGGATTTAATGTAACTAAAATAATGACATCTATTTTAAATAAACTAAGTAATTTTAATCCTGATGGAGAAAATATATTTGAAATAATTGATAGAAATGTTCTGGCAAATATTTCTTTATCATCTACATTAACGTTAGCTTCAGAATTTGTAATTAGTCCATTATTATGGAATAAAATAGGGAATGACATTTTTTCTTCATTGGGAGTAAAACCATCGAAAGAAATTAAAGTAAGATTAACATCTGGTAATGCAAAAATAATGCTAAAAAATAAGAATGGGGTTTGAGAAGATTTAAAAGATATGTTTAATGGAAAAGCAAACCCTGATTTAAGTCAATTTATGACAGCTAAAGACTTTAAGATTCATTTAAGTAATTTACAATTTGAATTAAATTCAACTGTTGATGAAGATATTTCTTTAACTACCTCAGATAATTTATCATTTGATATTGTTTTTTCTGATCAAAAAAATTAA
- a CDS encoding lipoprotein has product MKKLLWFFTAIGIITTSSTVVACGSPIDPLKGHYFVDRNKVLFNKYEFQLDEDCIYATLILGMPPGRVPPITAFNSYFKINNDKFIHYLKVNEELPVQDKYDNLVYHFTIVRNFDETEPLEKKLECTFSFELNNEFFTWNNLKTKITILPK; this is encoded by the coding sequence ATGAAAAAGTTATTATGATTTTTTACAGCTATTGGAATTATTACAACATCTTCAACTGTAGTTGCATGTGGGTCACCCATAGACCCACTAAAAGGGCACTATTTTGTAGATAGAAATAAAGTTTTATTTAATAAGTATGAATTTCAATTGGATGAAGACTGTATTTATGCAACACTAATTTTAGGAATGCCACCAGGTAGAGTACCACCAATAACAGCATTTAATTCCTATTTCAAAATAAATAATGATAAATTTATTCATTATTTAAAAGTTAACGAAGAATTGCCTGTTCAAGATAAATATGATAATTTGGTTTATCATTTTACAATAGTTCGAAATTTTGACGAAACAGAACCTCTTGAAAAAAAATTAGAATGTACTTTTAGTTTTGAATTAAATAATGAGTTTTTTACTTGAAATAATCTTAAGACTAAAATAACTATTTTGCCCAAATAA
- a CDS encoding CHC2 zinc finger domain-containing protein: MLEVFRDYLKLSKRGRNYVAICPFHSDSHPSLSVSVEKQVWRCFVCNVEGLVEYFVAKIENLSINEAKQLIATKYNLDQQQVIIQPKFITLFF; the protein is encoded by the coding sequence ATGTTAGAAGTATTTCGTGATTATTTAAAATTATCGAAAAGAGGGCGAAATTATGTTGCAATTTGTCCTTTTCATAGTGATTCACATCCTAGTTTATCAGTATCGGTAGAAAAACAAGTTTGGCGTTGTTTTGTGTGCAATGTTGAGGGATTAGTTGAATATTTTGTTGCTAAGATTGAAAATCTTTCAATTAATGAAGCTAAGCAATTAATTGCAACGAAATATAATTTAGATCAGCAGCAGGTAATTATACAACCAAAATTCATTACGTTATTTTTTTAA
- a CDS encoding DUF2130 domain-containing protein, with amino-acid sequence MQVIKDSKLNSKEIGKIIYEFKNTIGWNKSWELKLAEDMKETNSDYAILCATSFNKEYPNSYFVISNFNNRFFLTSHENVALVFQLIRKLIEIENNYKLINLNNNSKFEEWRKIKILIIHSELFHIFKKTKDTIEIMLSSTKSVQDNIFKSENIIFNEILEKLKVD; translated from the coding sequence TTGCAAGTAATTAAAGACAGTAAATTAAATTCAAAAGAAATTGGAAAAATAATTTATGAATTTAAAAATACAATAGGATGAAATAAAAGTTGAGAACTTAAATTAGCAGAAGACATGAAAGAAACAAATTCTGATTATGCTATTCTTTGTGCTACTTCATTTAATAAAGAATATCCTAATAGTTATTTTGTTATTTCGAATTTTAATAATAGATTTTTTTTAACTAGCCATGAGAATGTGGCACTGGTTTTTCAGTTAATAAGAAAATTAATTGAAATAGAAAATAATTATAAATTGATTAATTTAAATAATAATTCTAAATTTGAAGAATGGAGAAAAATTAAAATACTTATTATCCATTCTGAATTATTTCATATTTTTAAAAAAACAAAAGACACTATAGAAATTATGCTTTCTAGTACTAAGAGTGTCCAAGATAATATTTTTAAATCTGAAAATATAATTTTTAATGAAATTTTAGAAAAACTTAAAGTAGATTAA
- a CDS encoding valine--tRNA ligase, translating into MKKELAKKYDPQNVEQDKYQTWVDKGYFTAKITKDNPAFSIVIPPPNVTGKLHLGHAWDTSLQDLIIRYKKLNGYDTLYLPGMDHAGIATQAKVEERLRTTKNQLRHDLGREKFIDQVWEWKEEYAQIIRDQWAKLGLALDYSKEQFTLNDNLSGAVQKVFIDLYEKGLIYQGKKIISWDPKQKTALSNIEVIYQEQVGKMYYFKYFLANSTNEFLSIATTRPETMFADQCVVVNSTDERYQQYWNQQVINPANGELIPVICDDYVEKDFGTGAMKCTPAHDANDFEIGKRHNLAMPICMNLDGTLNEMAGKYEGQDRFTARTNLVNDLTAQDLVVKIENHVHQVGFSERSGVVVEPYLSKQWFVKMDYFADKILKFQSSKDKINFFPPRFDKTLQTWMENIQDWCISRQLWWGHQIPAWYHRDDESKVFVGTEPPNETDWYQDEDVLDTWFSSALWPFTTLGWNWNEELFNHYFPTNVLVTGYDIIFFWVSRMMFQSLEFTNNKPFNDVLIHGLIRDEKGQKMSKSLGNGIDPMDVISEYGADTLRYFLVTNSAPGQDLRYSEEKIKAAWNFLNKLWNAARFVEMNRPADFKLFPDYQKEIKPIIEHHQESIIDCWILSELTLTVKAVKANMEKYEFVLVAKDLYDFIWNKFCSWYIELAKVNLGSDNQEVMIGTQQTLFFVLKQIIIMLHPFVPFITEEIYQTLNLKPSIMLEEYPTFAFTYQTNFLNEVVKITGLIRELRTQYQIPKTQALSLIIKTTLEQEQELSTALDSINKFIIRLVNSEITSVVTSFGESKEYIAVPLEHYTLYLKAEGVINNELETTKRTAELARLEKEIARSKNILENANFLAKASPEKIKIEQDKYNDYLKQYANLTAEQE; encoded by the coding sequence ATGAAAAAAGAATTAGCTAAAAAATATGATCCCCAAAATGTTGAACAAGATAAATACCAAACATGAGTTGACAAAGGTTATTTTACAGCAAAAATAACAAAAGATAACCCAGCGTTTAGTATTGTTATCCCACCCCCAAATGTAACAGGAAAATTACATTTAGGTCATGCCTGAGATACAAGTTTACAAGACTTAATTATTCGTTATAAAAAATTAAATGGGTATGATACCTTATATTTACCAGGAATGGATCATGCCGGGATTGCGACGCAAGCAAAAGTCGAAGAACGGTTAAGAACAACAAAAAATCAACTGCGCCATGATTTAGGTCGTGAAAAATTTATTGATCAAGTTTGAGAATGAAAAGAAGAATATGCTCAAATTATTCGGGATCAGTGAGCAAAATTAGGGTTAGCATTAGACTATTCAAAAGAGCAATTTACTTTAAATGATAACCTATCTGGCGCTGTCCAAAAAGTTTTTATTGATCTTTACGAAAAAGGGTTAATTTACCAAGGAAAAAAAATTATTTCATGAGATCCAAAACAAAAAACAGCGTTATCAAATATTGAAGTAATTTACCAAGAACAAGTTGGCAAAATGTATTATTTTAAATACTTTTTGGCGAATAGTACAAATGAATTTTTATCAATTGCAACAACTCGTCCTGAAACAATGTTTGCCGATCAATGTGTTGTTGTTAATTCAACTGATGAACGTTACCAACAATATTGAAATCAACAAGTTATTAATCCAGCAAATGGGGAATTAATCCCAGTCATCTGCGATGATTATGTTGAAAAAGATTTTGGAACGGGAGCAATGAAATGTACCCCAGCCCATGATGCTAATGACTTTGAAATTGGGAAGCGTCATAATTTAGCGATGCCAATTTGTATGAATTTAGACGGTACATTAAATGAAATGGCTGGTAAATACGAAGGCCAAGATCGTTTTACGGCTCGTACTAATCTGGTTAATGATTTAACGGCCCAAGATTTAGTTGTTAAAATTGAAAACCATGTTCACCAAGTTGGTTTTTCTGAACGTAGTGGGGTTGTTGTTGAACCTTATTTATCAAAACAATGATTTGTTAAAATGGATTATTTTGCTGACAAAATTTTAAAATTCCAAAGTTCAAAAGATAAAATAAATTTCTTTCCACCCCGTTTTGATAAAACATTACAAACATGAATGGAAAATATCCAAGACTGATGCATTTCTCGCCAGTTATGATGAGGGCATCAAATTCCAGCGTGATATCACCGCGATGATGAAAGTAAAGTTTTTGTTGGAACAGAGCCACCTAACGAAACCGATTGATATCAAGATGAAGATGTTTTAGATACTTGATTTTCTTCAGCATTATGACCATTCACAACATTAGGATGAAACTGAAACGAAGAATTATTTAACCATTATTTCCCAACTAATGTTTTAGTTACCGGTTATGATATTATTTTCTTCTGAGTTTCACGAATGATGTTCCAATCATTAGAGTTTACTAATAATAAACCATTTAATGATGTTTTAATTCATGGTTTAATTCGGGATGAAAAGGGTCAAAAAATGAGTAAGTCATTAGGAAATGGGATTGATCCAATGGATGTTATTAGTGAATATGGCGCTGATACCTTACGTTATTTTTTAGTAACTAACAGTGCCCCCGGTCAAGACTTACGTTATTCAGAAGAAAAAATTAAAGCGGCTTGGAACTTTTTAAATAAATTATGAAATGCCGCGCGTTTTGTTGAAATGAATCGCCCAGCAGATTTTAAACTATTCCCTGACTATCAAAAAGAAATTAAACCAATTATCGAACATCACCAAGAATCAATTATTGATTGTTGAATTTTATCAGAGTTAACTTTAACAGTTAAAGCTGTGAAGGCAAATATGGAAAAATATGAGTTTGTGCTAGTAGCAAAAGACTTATATGATTTTATTTGAAACAAGTTTTGTTCATGATACATTGAATTAGCAAAAGTTAATTTAGGAAGTGATAATCAAGAAGTTATGATCGGAACGCAGCAAACTTTATTCTTTGTTTTAAAACAAATTATTATTATGCTTCATCCTTTTGTACCTTTTATTACCGAGGAAATTTATCAAACCCTAAATTTAAAACCATCAATTATGCTCGAAGAATATCCAACTTTTGCTTTTACTTATCAAACTAATTTCTTAAATGAAGTGGTAAAGATTACTGGTTTAATTCGTGAATTGAGAACCCAATATCAAATTCCAAAAACGCAAGCATTAAGTTTAATTATTAAAACCACTTTGGAACAAGAACAAGAATTATCAACAGCACTTGATAGTATTAATAAGTTTATTATTCGTTTAGTAAATAGTGAAATTACTAGCGTTGTAACATCATTTGGAGAAAGCAAAGAATACATTGCGGTTCCTTTAGAACATTACACACTTTATTTAAAAGCTGAAGGGGTTATTAATAATGAACTGGAAACTACAAAAAGAACTGCCGAATTAGCCCGCTTAGAAAAAGAAATTGCTCGTAGTAAAAATATTTTAGAAAATGCTAATTTTTTAGCCAAAGCTAGCCCGGAAAAAATTAAAATTGAACAAGATAAATATAATGACTATTTAAAACAATATGCTAATTTAACCGCGGAGCAAGAGTAA
- the trmFO gene encoding methylenetetrahydrofolate--tRNA-(uracil(54)-C(5))-methyltransferase (FADH(2)-oxidizing) TrmFO has translation MKKPEINIIGAGLAGTEAAYQLAKRGYFVNLYEVKTKQKNPVQKQDTFAELVCSNSLRSNSITTGVGLLKAEMAQLDSLIIKNALANQVPAGDALAVDRDQFSNAITTYLRNHPNIKVIDEEVITIDLTKITIVATGPLTTSKMQTALQDLIGANYFYFFDAAAPIVTKDSIDLTKVYFKSRYDKGDSADYLNCPMTKEQYEHWVNELINAETVELKSFEKEIYFEGCMPIEVMAKRSIHAPLFGPLKPVGLGQKEGERPYAVVQLRQDNAVGTLYNLVGFQTNLKFPEQKRIIQLIPGLEQANIVRYGVIHKNNYINTPLLLNERLQLRNHPNVFFAGQITGVEGYVESSACGIVTALNVVNYLEKQPAVVFPKKTMIGALINYILHADRDNFQPMKANFGIIPPLIDQKFTSKLEKYQAYVKRAQDFLTDFLATNKIN, from the coding sequence ATGAAAAAACCAGAAATTAATATTATTGGTGCTGGGTTAGCTGGTACAGAAGCAGCTTATCAATTAGCAAAACGGGGATATTTTGTTAACTTATATGAAGTTAAAACAAAACAAAAAAATCCTGTTCAAAAACAAGATACTTTTGCCGAGTTAGTTTGTTCAAATTCCCTACGCAGTAACAGCATTACAACAGGGGTAGGGTTGTTGAAAGCGGAAATGGCGCAATTAGATTCTTTAATAATTAAAAATGCTTTAGCAAACCAAGTACCGGCTGGTGATGCTTTAGCGGTTGACCGTGACCAGTTTTCAAACGCCATCACAACTTACTTACGTAATCACCCTAATATTAAAGTCATTGACGAAGAAGTAATTACCATTGATTTAACAAAAATAACAATTGTGGCAACGGGACCATTAACAACCTCAAAAATGCAAACAGCTTTACAAGACTTAATTGGGGCGAATTATTTTTATTTCTTTGATGCTGCTGCCCCAATTGTTACTAAAGATAGTATAGATTTAACAAAAGTTTATTTTAAATCTCGTTATGATAAAGGGGATAGTGCAGATTATCTTAATTGTCCAATGACCAAAGAACAGTATGAGCATTGAGTCAATGAACTTATTAACGCTGAAACTGTTGAACTTAAATCCTTTGAAAAAGAAATCTATTTTGAAGGTTGCATGCCAATTGAAGTAATGGCGAAACGTAGTATCCATGCCCCGTTATTTGGACCCTTAAAACCAGTTGGCTTAGGACAAAAAGAGGGTGAACGCCCTTATGCGGTTGTCCAATTACGCCAAGATAATGCCGTTGGAACATTATATAATCTTGTTGGCTTTCAAACCAACCTCAAGTTTCCGGAACAAAAACGAATTATTCAATTAATTCCTGGGTTAGAACAAGCTAATATTGTTCGCTATGGTGTAATTCATAAAAATAATTATATTAATACTCCATTATTATTAAATGAGCGCTTACAGTTAAGAAACCATCCTAATGTCTTTTTTGCCGGGCAAATTACGGGGGTTGAAGGTTATGTTGAGTCTAGTGCCTGTGGAATTGTCACAGCTTTAAATGTAGTTAATTATTTAGAAAAACAACCAGCCGTTGTTTTTCCAAAAAAGACAATGATTGGTGCTTTGATTAATTATATTTTACATGCTGATCGCGATAACTTTCAGCCAATGAAAGCTAATTTTGGGATTATTCCCCCATTAATTGACCAAAAGTTTACTTCAAAGTTAGAAAAATATCAAGCTTATGTTAAAAGAGCACAAGATTTTTTAACTGATTTTTTAGCAACAAATAAAATTAATTAA